In the genome of Arachis hypogaea cultivar Tifrunner chromosome 9, arahy.Tifrunner.gnm2.J5K5, whole genome shotgun sequence, the window aagagtcaataatatcagcgctcatgcagtcatttgatgtgtctggatgctgcatagctttgacagcattcaacttgaactcatcctcattgactctcagggtcacttcccctttttgtacatcaatgagagttcgtccagttgctaggaagggtcttcccaggatgagagttgcactcttgtgctcctccatttccagcactacaaagtcagttagaaaggcgaatggcccaaccttgacaattatgtcctcaattatgcctgatgggtatttaatggagccatcagcaagttggaggcatatccgggttggtttgacttcttcagtcaacccaagctttctgatagtagatgcaggtattagattgatacttgctccaaggtcacatagtgctatcttggtacaagcaccttctaatgtgcatggtatcataaagcttcctggatcttgaagcttctctggtaagctcttcagaatgactgcactgcattcttcagtgagaaacactttttcaatttctctccaatccttcttatgacttaagatctctttcatgaacttagcataagaaggtatttgctcaagtgcttctgcaaacggaatctttatttcaagagtcctgagatagtctgaaaagcgggcaaattgcttatcctgttccgcttggcagagtttctgaggataaggcatcttggctttatactaTTCAACCTTAGctgttgcaggtttatttcctacagaagtggttggagaagccttcttagaggggttactatcagcactctcaggtgtctgattcttcattggcatttgaacgccaggattgggtgaggaatgggcgtttaacgccaacttttcccccctttctggcatttgaacgccaaaactgagcagggaatgggcgtttaacgccaacttttcccccctttctggcgtgtgaacgccagaagtattcctctctgggctcttactgtcctcagagggattttagacagtggtttggttatcctctgtcagttgttcctttcttagctttctgctgctttgagttgacacattcaatgtttttccactccttaatttaacagcttggcattcttctgttatctgtttagatagttgctgtcttgtgtctgatttaattgttcttccatattcttgttagcaattttagtttcttggagcatatctttaaattctgctaactatttttgtcatcatgagtaattgctgattaagctcaaccatctgttcttgagggttaggatcagtagttactgccatagcttcttcttttatagaggactcactgcttgagtataaatgttgatttctagcaactgtatctatgagctcttgagcctcttcaatcgtcttccgcatgtgtatagatccaccagctgagtggtctaaagacatctgagctttttctgtgagcccataatagaagatgtctaactgtacccactctgaaaacatttcagaggggcattttcttagcatacctctgtacctctcccaggcattataaagggattcattatcctcttgtttaaagccttggatgtccagccttagctgtgtcatcctttttggaggataaaattgattcaaaatttgtctgataactgtctccatgtttttatgcttgctgtgggttggttattcaaccacctcttagcttgatcttttacagcaaatggaaacagtaacagtctgtagacatcctgatctacctctttatcacgtattgtgtcagcaatttgtaagaactgtgccagaaactcagtgggttcttcctgtggaagactggaatactggcaattttgctgcaccatgataatgagttgaggatttagctcaaagctgcttactttaatgggaggtatacagatactactcccatatgcagctgtaatggggttagcatatgaccccagagtccttctggactgctcaattccacttaggtccatgatggagaaagggagatgatgtggatattattatatttattatttttttatttaattaaaagtgaccgaaaataataaaataaaataaatagaaaataaaataaaatttcgaaaactaaaagaaaataaaatcaaagcaaattgaaaactaaattaattaattaattaaaaagattttggaattagcaattaaaaagatatgattgaaaattattttgaaaaagatatgattgagaagatatgattaaagaaattaaaaagatttgatttttgaaaaagatttgaaaagatcaatttttgaaattagaattttgacttgactaaaaaaaagatatgattttgaaaatctttgactaatttaatgcaaaattttgaaatttatgagtaaaataaggaaaggatattttttttttgaattttgaattttagtgaggaaagagaaaaacaacaaaatgacactaaactttgaaattttagatcaaaacaaagagaacaaacaagaaaactttgaatgtcaagatgaacaccaagaacactttgaagttcaagatgaacatcaagaacaaaatttttaaaaatttttaaataaataaaagcacaagagacaccaaacttaaaatttttagaaaatccaacacaaatttttgaaaaattaaaggaaaacacaaagaagacaccaaacttaaaatatgaaactaaactcaaataaaagactctaaaccaacaaaaataaaatattcctaatctaagcaacaagataaaccgtcagttgtccaaactcgaacaatccccggcaacggcgccaaaaacttggtgcacgaaatcgcaatcacactcttgcaattccgcacaactaaccagcaagtgcactgggtcgtccaagtaataccttacgtgagtaagggtcgatcccacggacattgtcggcttgaagcaagctatggttatcttgtaactcttagtcaggatatcaataattctcaggtttaattgtgaaaagtaaaagaacatgaaatagatacttgttttgcagtaatggagaacatgttgaggttttggagatgctctatcttctgaatctctgctttcctactgtcttcttattcatgcacgcaaggctccttccatggcaagctgtatgtaggatttcaccgttgtcaatggctaccttccatcctctcagtgaaaatgttcaacgcgctctgtcacagtacggctaatcatctgtcggttctcaatcaggttggaatagaatccagtgattcttttgcatctgtcactaacgcccatccttcaggagtttgaagctcatcacagtcattcaatcctcgaatcctactcagaataccacagacaaggtttagaccttccggattctcttgaatgccgccatcaattctagcttataccacgaagattctgattaaggaatctaagagatatctactcagtctaaggtagaacggaggtggttgttaggcacacgttcataggtgagaatgatgatgagtgtcacggatcatcacattcatcaagttgaggaacaactgatatcttagaatggaagcaagcgtgattgaatgaaaaatagtagtgattgtattaatccatcaagacacagtagagctcctcacccccaaccatggggtttagagactcatgccgtagaaggtacagtatgaaatgtgtaaaatgtcatgaggtaaagatacaatgtcaaaaggtccgattaatagtgaactagtaacctagggtatacagaaatgagtaaatgacgtaaaaatccacttccgaggtccacttggtgtgtgcttgggctaagcattgaagctttcatgtgtagagactttttgtgccagtttgggcgtttaactccaatttttgtgccagttccggcgttaaacgccgggaattctgaagctgatttgcaacgccggtttgggccatcaaatctcaggcaaagtatggactattatacattgctggaaagcccaggatgtctactttccaacgcaattgagagcgcgccaattgggcttctgtagctccagaaaatctacttcgagtgtagggaggtcagaatccaacagcatctgcagtcctttttcagcctctgaatcagatttttgctcaggtccctcaatttcagccagaaattacctgaaatcacagaaaaacacacaaactcatagtaaagtccagaaatatgaatttaacataaaaactaatgaaaacatcccaaaaagtagcttgaacttactaaaaactacctaaaaacaatgccaaaaagcgtataaattatccgctcatcagccatcatgatccatagcatcatgattggagaggaagtagaaattcatgaagttatctcctttgaattctacaaaatagccgataagccctctactttgacaaggctagcttttcctcatcttatttgccatctatgttactcagctggagttatcatagaaagaGACATCCCCATCGAGGAGGACAAGCCCGTCACTAAGAACAGGATggaataaacaagagagcccactcatggaacccaagagacgcacgaggaagctcatcaccaagaaatcccggagatgcctcaagggatgcactttcctcccaacaactattgggaacaactcaacacttctcttgaagatttgagttacaatatggatcaattaagggttgaacatcaagagcactccatcattcttcatgaaattagagaagatcaaagagcaatgagggaggagcaacaaaggcaaggaagagacatagaagaactcaaggacatcattggttcttcaagaagaaaacgccgccatcactaaggtggactcattccttgttcttaattttttctgcttttcggtttctttatgttaaatgtttatcaaTATTTGTGTCTctgttacatgatcattaatatttagtaactatgtcttaaggctataaataattccatgaatccttcacatctcttaaatgaaaaatgtttctaattcaaaagaacaagaagtacatgaatttcgaatttatccttgaatttagtttaattatattgatgtggtgacaatactttttgttttttgaatgaatgcttgaacagtgcatattttttatcttgttgtttatgaatgttaaaattgttggctcttgaaagaatgatgaacaaagagaatgttattgacaatctgaaaaatcatgaaattgattcttgaagcaagaaaaagcagtgaaaaacaaaagcttgcgaaaaaaattggcaaaaaaaatagaaagaaaaagaaaaagcaagcagaaaaagccaatagcccttaaaaccaaaaggcaagggtaaaaaggagccaaggctttgagcatcaatggataggagggcctaaggaaataaaatccaggcctaagtggctaaatcaagctgtccctaaccatgtgcttgtggcatgcaggtccaagtgaaaagcttgagactgagtggttaaagtcgtcatccaaagcaaaaagattgtgcttaagagctctggacacctctaaagactcataaaagtagctatgttcaaagaatcaacatacttaactaggagaatcaataacactatctgaaattctaagttcctatagatgccaaccattctaaacttcaaaggaaaaagtgagatgccaaaactgttcagaggtaaaaagctacaagtcccgctcatctaattagaattaatattcattgatattttgggatttatagtatattctcttctttttatcctaatttattttcagttgcttggggacaagcaacaatttaagtttggtgttgtgatgagcggataatttatacgctttttggcattgtttttaggtagtttttagtaggatctagctacttttagggatgttttcattagtttttatgctaaattcacatttctgaactttattatgagtttgtgtgtttttctgtgattttaggtaatttctggctgaaattgagggacttgagcaaaactcttataaaaggctaacaaaggactgctgttgctgttggattctgaccgccctgcactcaaaatggattttctggagctacaaaactccaaatggcgcactctcaatatagttggaaagtagacatccagagctttccagaaatatataatagtccatactttatttgtgattagatgacgtaaactggcactcaacgctagttccatgctgcattctggagtcaaacgccagaaacacgtcacgaactagagttgaacgccaaaaacacgttacaacttggcgttcaactccaagataagcctcagctcgtataaagatcaagctcagcccaagcgcacaccaagtgggccctggaagtggatttatgcatcaatcacttacttctgtaaaccctagtagctagtctagtataaataggactttttactattgtattcagtgtcttttgaccacgttacatctttggtctcagttttattttattattcatctgaggagactattgatcacgttttggggggctggccattcggccatgcctgaaccttcatctcttatgtattttcaacggtggagtttatacacaccatagattaagggtgtggagctctgctgtaccttgagttTTAATGCagttactactattttctattcaattcgatttattcctgttccaagatattcgttgcacttcaccatgatgaatgtggtgatccatgacactcaccatcattctcacctatgaacgtgcgtgactcacaaccacttccgttctaccttagaccgggcacatatctcttggattccttaatcagaatcttcgtcgtataagctagaattgatggcggcattcatgagaatccggaaagtctaaccttgtctgtggtattccgagtaggattccgggattgaatgactgtgacgagcttcaaactcgcgattgttggacgtgatgacaaacgcaaaagaatcaagggattctattccaacatgatcgagaaccgacagatgattagccgtgctgtgacagagcatttggaccattttcactgagaggatgggatgtagccattgacaacaatgatgccctacatacagcttgccatggaaaggagtaagaaggattggatgaaagcagtaggaaagcagagattcagaaggaacacagcacctccatgcacttatatgaaattcccaccattgaattacatgagtaactctatctttattttctgttttatttatttactattcgaaaactccataatcaattattatccacctaactgagatttacaagataaccatagcttgcttcataccaacaatctccatgggatcgacccttactcacgtaaggtattacttggacgacccaatgcacttgctggttagttgtgcggaattgtgactaagtgtgattcacgtttgagagcgctaccaggtttttggcgccattgttgatgatcacaatttcgtgcaccagacccTGATGATAGAAAGTCGACAAGTGGGTACTGTATATTTCTTGGCTTCAATCTAATTTCCTGGGCTTCAAGGAAGCAAATAGCAGTAGCAAGGTCAAGCACAGAAGCAGAATATAGGAGTATGGCAGATCTGGTAGCTGAGCTAATTTGGGTGAAAAACTTAATGAGTGAGCTACAATTTCCACCAAAAGAGGTACCTATGGTCTACTGTGATAATTTAAGTGCAGTTCTACTTGCTGCCAACCCAATCTTACATTCAAAATCCAAACACTTTGAGATAGATCTTTATTTTGTTAGAGATCTTGTGAATAGTAAAGATATTAGAGTAAGTCACATTCCAGGAACCATGCAAGTGGCTGATATCCTAACAAAGGCTGTGTCTTCTGACAACTTTCTACACTTTAGGACTAAACTGAACATTGAGGAATTGGATAGCACAGCTGCAGAAATGAAAGGCAAAAAGGTCAGAAGCAATGATCAGCAGAGCAAGACAACTAGAGATGATGACACATGATAGTCAAAGCAAGGCaagcaagaaaaaggaaaaagtagAGATGATGTTAGGCATGCTTAAGTTCTAGTAACTACCTTTAGCTAAGTCAGTTAGAATGCAACCAGTTTCGTTTCAAGTTAACATAGTAAGCTTGAGATAATTAGTTAGCCTATTAGTTGCTAAACTGGAATCAGTTAATggttagaaaactctagaaactcTTGACTATAAGTAGCAATACCAATTGCTATAGTAACCACTTTTGGTTTACAATACAATTCACATATTCattcctttctctctcttctctacttctttctctcttttctctaaaCCTTCTCATCAGATCTCTGAGTCTTCTTAGTTTAGGTTCTTGATACCTTCACTAATTAAAGAACGAAATTTACTTCGGTTCAACTAACAACTATAATACACATTAATCTctcttatttttgttttatacGATTGTCGCTTATTAGTTGTTAAATGGATAAATGCTTAAATTGTTTCTAAAAAATCACAGGTAACTTAAATTAgtccttaaaaaaattaaatgaatcaaTTTAGTCTCTGGACAATACAACATAAAGCAAGTTAGTTTGCATACCTATTTCCCATTAACACCTTGGTATATGTCATAATTGACCATATTTGAAATCCAATCATCATCACGATTATATCTAtcattaccaaaaaaaaatattgagtatTATTAGATTTATCGACGGATTTATTACACTACAAAAAATAGCGTAATTATCGACGCTAAAAATCGACGGTTAAGTTTGCCATCGATAATATAAAAAAGgggtgattaaaaataaaatattaaaatcaacgATAATATCGTCTATTATTTTGACAATTTTTTAACACTCTCCTTCTATCGTCAAagaacaaaaatttttttctttaaaatcgaTGGACTGgttgtctattttaataattaaaatatcgaCAGTCTCTGTCGTCGATAAATTTAGACGATAGAGATCTCTTTTCTTAATTGAATGAACGGTATAGATTTACTATATAAACTAGATGGATAGAGTgttgatttttttaactaaatcgaCAAAATATCCCTCGATTCTTATCAACCAAAAACTACTCCCGCCTTTGCTTCCCACGTCCCTACTCATTTCGCTCATTTTCCCAAACTATAACCCTAAATCTTCAGAGAATTAGAGTTtgacacttcttcttcttctcctccaacGCCCAAGAGTAAAGACCATAACAGAGTCATGGTCATGGAGAGAGGCAGAGAgtagagcttcttcttcttcctcctcctcccccGAGCCTGCCGCCGCGCTATCCTCTTCATGTAggttcctctctctttctctttctctctctctctctctctctctctctctcgctctctctctctctttcactaTCAAATTTTGGTTTGTGAATCTGTATGTAagttcttcttctttcatggacTAGTCGTTGCAACGTCTTTGCTGGTCGCAGTCGCTATGAGCCCGTCGCCATAGAACGTCGCTGTCGCAGCTTCTTGTAAATTCCTCTCTACCTCTCTctgattattatatttatttttgcaaATTTTGTATCTTCTATTTTCATCATGAAATTCTGAATTTGCTGTTTGTTAAACCTAATTAGCATAATCAATTCATCATATTACTTCAACTCAACTAGTCTGACACATTAGTTTTACAATGTGATtagataaaacaaaatttaaaagaaagaaagaaaaaccacTTGCTTGCTTAGTATTAGAAAAAGGTAGAGTACTGACTTCAGATTTAGTTACAGATTTCAAGTAAGTAAGAAAAGTACTgtgtattatttaattaatcttCATGAATATTGTTCATAATATTAAttgctttgtttattttgatTTACTTATTGAATTTTCATCTTTTCTGCTAGTCACGGTAGTTTGGTAGATTTTCTATTTGATTTGACATTTGTTTTGGTGAATTTATGCTCTGGATTTACCAATTTGTTGTTTTTTTTGCTTTTGTTGATGTGGAATCTAGCTTGGCATGGAAAGTTCTGGAGTGTATTTTCGAATTTATGTTTTCTGGTTTCCTTATAGAAAATTTCATCCATTTTTAATAAGTCATAACATTGGCTTATGTAGAGACTATTCAAAGACCTATGCTCGGTCCAAATATTATGACGAAGCAAAACCCTGGAATGAAAGGTATGATGCTGCATTTGCTTGTGCTTCGCAGAATGAAATTGAACAATTTGATGCCATTAATTTGGTTAATGCAAGTTGTCGTCTACTAGTAgaaggtatttttttttctttatgggTGCAATATGTCTTTGCTCTTTgggtatattttttgtctctcaAAAATACTAATGGTGACTTCCATATATTATTAGAATGCTAGGTTCCAACATGCCCTGTACTCCTGAGGTAGCTGACTTCCTAAAGAAAGCTAGTGTTCTTATTGCTCCTGCAATGGCTACTGGCATTGGAGGGGTACGATGTTTGCTATATTCAGAGTGCTATGTTTTGCTCATATTATTGTAGATTCTAGATTGCCATGTTGACATGTTGATGACTTTTCCCCTTGCTTACAGGTTGTGGCTGGAGAGCTTGAACTAAATCATGAATGTAGTTTGATACACTGGTCGCCAGAGGATTTCGAATCTAAATTGCaggtattttaaatatttcccTTTACTGAAAATATATTACCTATACAAATCACTCATCGTATATTTCATTATGATGAGAATTTATGCTAGATGAAATTTTGACAAATAGCTGATATGgaaagtgttcataccctgggtcaaagctgtccgacccaggatgttcttcagacaaagcgaccgacctcttcaggtcaggatgacccgacctcttttcaaagagctcagccaagtcacaggaaaacccaataaaagggcccaaacagaggaacacgtctCGAAATCCAAGGGTAGCCTAAAGcccgtagagataaaggcggttcccttgaagataagatgacctcacttgaagatgagataaagataagataagataactaacttatcttatctaagaaggtcaccctacgccattataaatcactggagcacccaagtataactcatactctgattctactcaatacctgcttaatacccttgctaacttaagcatcggagtcccttgcaggtacccccaccctccggggacgaaggatcaacaccaccaccaagtccatcAGATCAGACTCCACAGCTCtgaccagcatagaagatcttgtccgagatcgacctacagtttcaggtaacccacgaaatattggcgccattgctggggaacctagaagtcatcccatcaccatggcggacgaccatgacaacgaccgcACCTCAGATTTAGAGgaaagaacgccgcacaaaaatgtgGATACCACACCAAAAGATAATTtccaaatcaacaacaagaagaactcCCCAAATGAGGAAGCTATGGATGCATTTCAAGACTagttaaaacaacttgaggaagaagCCCTACGGCAACAAGAGGCCAAGAAGGACCTACAGAgggaaataaggcgacgccgggaattggagaACAAATTCCTAAAACTTGAGGCCGATGTCAAGACAAAAGCCAGCCGATCTACCCTTGAAGATAGCAACCGCAAggagcaagatccattcaccaaggagatcatgaagacaaaaatcccaaaggactttaaactcccagacatgaccttatacgacggcactacagatcccagccatcatctcaacaacttcagaagcagaatgtatctcaccgacgcctcagatgcagttcgttgcaaagcctttccgactactttaacaaaactaacaattagatggttcgacaacctccctcctaggtccatctcaagtttccGTGACATGGCTaagaaattcctggccagattctccttCCAAATAAgacaaagctaaacatgctcCGAGCTTACTTGGAATCAGACAAGGAGAATGAGAAACCCTGcgtaactacatggagagattcaacaagacatgcaTGGATATACAGAACCTGCCAACAGAAGTCGCTattatgggcctcattaatggcttgcgagaagggccctttagtcaattgatgagcggataatttatacgctttttggcattgtttttaggtagtttttagtaagtttaagctactttta includes:
- the LOC112709317 gene encoding uncharacterized protein; translated protein: MADLVAELIWVKNLMSELQFPPKEVPMVYCDNLSAVLLAANPILHSKSKHFEIDLYFVRDLVNSKDIRVSHIPGTMQVADILTKAVSSDNFLHFRTKLNIEELDSTAAEMKGKKLGMESSGVDYSKTYARSKYYDEAKPWNERYDAAFACASQNEIEQFDAINLVNASCRLLVEGSNMPCTPEVADFLKKASVLIAPAMATGIGGVVAGELELNHECSLIHWSPEDFESKLQVF